In the Armatimonas rosea genome, one interval contains:
- a CDS encoding prepilin-type N-terminal cleavage/methylation domain-containing protein: MQRRAFTLIELLVVIAIIAILAAILFPVFAQARDKARSAACLSNTKQLALGVYQYAQDYDETLPVAGYNAQCRGRWQWQIYPYVKNEQVFTCPNISQQPWRATTGVNFNYTCPNSGQVITSGLGQNDKGGYGWNYALHGDSGDVTGAALDRAPGYSLAAINKPADTVIIGETGFIGTAGTASGWAMMAWDPRNTGSAGFSQPGLFAQGRHNSEQTVTMQGMPVPVKGRLNVVFLDGHAKNLSLGQLFEKAPNVGGVAVEDGVTLTNEDGVATYAQGTCVNCVRSHNYYRLLNRD; encoded by the coding sequence ATGCAACGACGTGCATTTACTCTAATTGAGCTTCTCGTAGTGATTGCGATCATTGCGATTCTTGCCGCCATTCTCTTTCCTGTTTTCGCTCAAGCTCGTGACAAGGCTCGCTCCGCAGCGTGTCTTTCGAATACGAAGCAGCTTGCGCTTGGTGTGTACCAGTACGCGCAGGACTACGACGAGACCCTTCCTGTTGCGGGCTACAACGCGCAATGCCGTGGCCGCTGGCAGTGGCAGATCTATCCCTATGTCAAGAACGAGCAGGTCTTTACCTGTCCCAACATCTCGCAGCAGCCTTGGCGCGCCACAACCGGTGTGAACTTCAACTACACCTGTCCTAACAGCGGCCAGGTGATCACATCGGGGCTGGGCCAGAACGACAAGGGCGGCTACGGCTGGAACTACGCCCTGCACGGCGACTCGGGCGATGTAACCGGTGCCGCGCTTGACCGCGCACCAGGCTACTCCTTGGCCGCGATCAACAAGCCTGCCGATACCGTCATTATTGGTGAGACCGGCTTCATTGGAACCGCGGGAACGGCCTCCGGCTGGGCGATGATGGCGTGGGACCCACGCAACACCGGATCCGCTGGCTTCTCGCAACCGGGCCTCTTTGCCCAGGGCCGCCACAACAGCGAGCAGACCGTCACCATGCAAGGCATGCCCGTTCCGGTGAAGGGGCGCCTGAACGTGGTCTTCCTGGATGGCCACGCCAAGAACCTCAGCCTGGGGCAGCTCTTCGAGAAAGCACCCAACGTGGGAGGAGTCGCTGTCGAAGACGGTGTCACCTTGACCAATGAAGATGGTGTCGCGACCTATGCTCAGGGTACCTGTGTGAACTGTGTCCGCTCGCACAACTACTACCGGCTCCTGAACCGCGACTAG
- a CDS encoding prepilin-type N-terminal cleavage/methylation domain-containing protein: MQRRAFTLIELLVVIAIIAILAAILFPVFAQARDKARSAACLSNTKQLALGVYQYAQDYDETLPVAGYNAQCRGRWQWQIFPYVKNEQVFTCPNISQRPWVKTTNNNFTCPNSGQVITSGLGQNDKGGYGWNYALQGDNGNGASSLDSAPGYALAAIGKPADTVIIGETGFVPNVAAASGWAMMAFDPRLTGAAAGFAQPGLLAQGRHNTEQTFTMQGMPVPIKGRLNVVFMDGHAKNLSLGQLFEVAPVVGGVAVEDGVSLVNENNVATATPGTLVNHTRPNIRYRLLNIY; encoded by the coding sequence ATGCAACGACGTGCATTTACTCTAATTGAGCTTCTCGTAGTGATTGCGATCATTGCGATTCTTGCCGCCATTCTCTTTCCTGTTTTCGCTCAAGCTCGTGACAAGGCTCGCTCCGCAGCGTGTCTTTCGAATACGAAGCAGCTTGCGCTTGGTGTGTACCAGTACGCGCAGGACTACGACGAGACCCTTCCTGTTGCGGGCTACAACGCGCAGTGCCGTGGCCGCTGGCAGTGGCAGATCTTCCCCTACGTCAAGAACGAGCAGGTCTTTACCTGTCCCAACATCTCGCAGCGTCCCTGGGTGAAGACTACCAACAATAACTTTACCTGTCCCAACAGCGGGCAGGTGATCACATCGGGGCTGGGCCAGAACGACAAGGGCGGCTACGGCTGGAACTACGCCCTGCAAGGCGACAATGGAAACGGTGCATCCAGCCTCGACTCCGCTCCGGGCTACGCCCTCGCGGCTATCGGCAAGCCCGCCGACACCGTGATCATCGGCGAGACCGGCTTCGTCCCCAATGTCGCCGCCGCTTCCGGCTGGGCAATGATGGCGTTCGATCCTCGCCTCACCGGGGCCGCCGCAGGCTTTGCACAGCCGGGCTTGCTGGCCCAGGGCCGCCATAACACGGAGCAGACCTTCACGATGCAGGGCATGCCCGTTCCGATCAAGGGACGTCTCAACGTGGTCTTCATGGACGGCCACGCCAAGAACCTCAGCCTGGGGCAGCTCTTTGAGGTGGCACCCGTGGTGGGAGGCGTTGCCGTCGAAGATGGTGTGTCGCTCGTGAATGAGAACAATGTCGCAACCGCGACACCGGGGACGCTGGTGAACCACACCCGACCCAACATCCGCTACAGACTCCTGAACATCTACTAG
- a CDS encoding adenylate kinase family protein, with protein sequence MSQRYRTILLFGRPGSGKGTIGKVLGAVPGFFHMACGDVFRTIDLSTDLGKIFNEYSSRGELVPDDATVKLWKVTCDAQVATHRYRPDSDLLILDGIPRNLEQAKIMEEHIQVERVFHLVCTDEPEMMARLRRRALRENRFDDASEDVIRRRWQVYTDETRPVLNYYAPEKIERVDAMGSPAKVIHDILGRMMGWGLIK encoded by the coding sequence ATGTCACAACGCTATCGCACCATCTTGCTCTTTGGACGCCCAGGGTCGGGGAAGGGCACGATCGGGAAAGTCCTGGGCGCTGTCCCCGGCTTCTTTCACATGGCCTGCGGCGATGTCTTTCGCACGATCGACCTCTCCACCGACCTCGGAAAGATCTTCAATGAGTACTCGTCGCGCGGGGAGCTGGTCCCCGACGACGCGACTGTCAAGCTGTGGAAGGTGACGTGCGATGCACAGGTCGCAACCCACCGCTACCGCCCCGACTCGGACTTGCTGATCCTGGATGGGATACCGCGCAACCTGGAGCAGGCCAAGATCATGGAGGAGCACATCCAAGTGGAGCGCGTCTTTCACCTGGTCTGCACCGATGAGCCCGAGATGATGGCCCGCCTGCGCCGCCGCGCCCTCCGTGAGAACCGCTTCGACGATGCCTCTGAGGACGTGATCCGCCGCCGCTGGCAGGTCTACACCGATGAGACACGCCCCGTGCTCAACTACTACGCCCCCGAGAAGATCGAGCGAGTCGATGCTATGGGCTCGCCCGCCAAGGTCATCCACGATATCCTCGGGCGCATGATGGGCTGGGGGCTGATTAAGTAA